One part of the Prosthecobacter vanneervenii genome encodes these proteins:
- a CDS encoding PAS domain S-box protein, protein MKSEGSDFSMNVRGQALASSMVIQAGHDGVVHSTHGALKLGLAEGAQILGTGPGEDCFEFFATKCEAVFEGVDQWVTALREVLGQCSAGVRIESCTTGTKPLLWVELTVLPLTVDGGPGALVTCVDISVRKNEELELRARDLQGRAIVDSEPECVKVVDREGRLLEMNPAGLKIIGADSLEQVQGMEITKLVHREDQEKFLQLHQRVMAGGAGSEVFRVAGMKGRLVWVETHSVPLRDAKGQVVSVLSVSRDISETKRVEARLRQNEATMAVAQRISHFGSWELDLKEENVNPTGRLSWSDEVYRIFGYEVGGIETTNENFFRLVHPEDREQIRLAVSEAIRTRGRYSIDHRIILPNGEVRYIHEDAQIFLDEHTGRPVKMVGTAHDITERKLAEEAFKSSELRFRRAFDNATVGFAITDTRGGILHINKHYCQITGYAENEMIGRSFAAITHPEDVRRKQELNKRLLAGEITDFVVEKRYLRKNGKVAWVENSVSAIHDATGAVQNMVVLCKDITKSRQDQEQLQLLETSVAHLNDIVIITDAEPLQEPGPRIVFVNEAFTKQTGYTPEEALGCSPRFLQGPGSDRFALARMHAALAQGLPIKEELTNYRKDGSSFAVEMDVVPMADASGKTTHFVAVQRDITARKEAADRLWKSNLRYERQHIALARMIRGGVMQAVHLDAAFRLITEEIAHAMEVERVSIWRYDQSRSMIVCQVLFESAARRHSSGAELHCKDFPAYFRAMAQNETIAADDARKDARTCEFTESYLTPLGITSMLDAPLHVGGVLAGVLCHEHVGPQRTWLPEEKSFATSLAHFISLVLAQWERRQVEEMLRQQASLLDKANDAILVRGLDHRITYWNKSAEKLYGWTAEEACGRKVSELLYLDPAQFEERNSKVLSHGEWAGEVQQVSKSGVVITVEGRWTLVRDIEGKPKCILAINTNITEQKRLEDQFLRAQRMESIGTLAGGIAHDLNNVLTPILMSVDLLNLRIKDASFRETLDTIAASARRGADMLNQVLSFARGMEGQKTQLQVSRLLQDLARIVGDTFPKNIHLRVKDELHESGVVTGDPTQLHQVLLNLCVNARDAMPGGGKLTISAEHILIDAQYAAMNIEAREGPHIMISVEDDGLGIAPELMPKIFDPFFTTKEMGKGTGLGLSTSLAIMKSHGGFFRVYSEPGQGSCFRVYLPTQPSEMMARPVVDEPVLPRGNNELVLLVDDEAAVREITRQTLEAYGYRVLLAADGAEAVSVYAKQQNEIALVLTDMRMPVMDGSTTIQVLMKMNPDVCIIAASGINSNNGVARSAGAGVRQFLPKPYTAETILRALYHALHGE, encoded by the coding sequence ATGAAATCTGAAGGCTCAGATTTCAGCATGAATGTGAGGGGGCAGGCTCTCGCCAGCAGCATGGTCATCCAGGCAGGGCATGATGGTGTCGTGCATTCGACGCATGGGGCATTGAAGCTGGGGCTGGCGGAGGGGGCGCAGATTCTGGGGACGGGGCCAGGCGAGGACTGCTTTGAGTTTTTTGCAACGAAATGCGAAGCTGTGTTTGAGGGTGTGGACCAGTGGGTGACTGCGCTGAGAGAAGTGCTGGGGCAGTGCTCAGCGGGAGTGAGGATCGAGTCGTGCACGACGGGAACCAAGCCTCTGCTGTGGGTGGAGCTCACAGTGCTGCCACTAACGGTGGACGGCGGCCCGGGGGCGCTGGTTACCTGCGTGGACATTTCTGTTCGCAAGAACGAGGAGCTGGAACTCCGCGCTCGTGATCTGCAGGGGCGTGCCATTGTGGATTCCGAGCCCGAGTGTGTGAAGGTGGTGGATCGTGAAGGAAGGCTGCTCGAAATGAACCCCGCCGGACTGAAGATCATCGGCGCTGACAGCCTGGAGCAGGTGCAGGGCATGGAAATCACGAAGCTGGTGCATCGTGAAGACCAGGAAAAATTCCTGCAACTGCACCAACGTGTGATGGCCGGGGGAGCGGGGAGTGAGGTATTCCGTGTGGCCGGGATGAAAGGCAGGCTGGTCTGGGTGGAGACGCACTCGGTGCCGCTGAGAGATGCGAAGGGGCAGGTGGTCTCGGTGCTGAGCGTGTCGCGCGATATTTCTGAAACCAAAAGGGTGGAAGCAAGGCTGCGCCAGAATGAAGCGACGATGGCGGTGGCGCAGAGGATTTCACATTTTGGCAGCTGGGAGCTGGACCTGAAGGAGGAGAACGTCAACCCTACCGGCCGGCTTAGCTGGTCTGACGAGGTGTACCGGATTTTTGGCTACGAGGTGGGGGGCATCGAAACCACGAATGAGAATTTTTTCCGTTTGGTGCATCCAGAAGATCGTGAGCAGATCCGGCTGGCGGTGAGTGAAGCGATCCGTACTCGGGGGAGGTACTCGATCGACCACCGCATCATCCTGCCGAACGGAGAGGTGAGGTACATCCATGAGGACGCGCAGATTTTTCTGGATGAGCATACGGGCCGACCGGTGAAGATGGTGGGAACGGCGCATGACATCACGGAACGCAAACTGGCGGAGGAGGCATTCAAGAGCAGCGAGCTGCGCTTCCGGCGTGCGTTTGACAACGCGACGGTGGGCTTTGCGATCACTGACACGCGTGGTGGGATCCTGCACATCAACAAGCATTACTGCCAGATCACGGGATATGCGGAGAATGAGATGATCGGACGTAGCTTTGCGGCGATCACGCATCCGGAGGATGTGAGACGCAAGCAGGAGCTGAACAAACGGCTGCTGGCAGGGGAGATCACCGACTTTGTAGTGGAGAAGCGCTATCTGCGGAAGAACGGCAAGGTGGCGTGGGTGGAGAACAGTGTATCGGCAATCCATGACGCGACTGGCGCGGTGCAAAACATGGTGGTGCTTTGCAAGGACATCACCAAGTCGAGGCAGGACCAGGAGCAGCTTCAACTGCTGGAGACGAGCGTTGCGCACCTGAACGACATCGTGATCATCACGGATGCGGAGCCGCTGCAGGAGCCGGGCCCGAGGATCGTGTTTGTGAACGAGGCATTTACGAAGCAGACGGGATACACGCCGGAAGAGGCGCTGGGGTGCAGCCCGCGGTTTTTGCAAGGGCCTGGAAGCGACCGCTTTGCCCTGGCGCGGATGCATGCGGCGCTGGCGCAGGGGCTGCCGATCAAGGAGGAGCTGACGAACTACCGGAAGGACGGTTCGTCGTTTGCGGTGGAGATGGACGTGGTGCCGATGGCGGATGCGAGCGGGAAGACGACGCATTTTGTGGCGGTGCAGCGTGACATCACGGCACGCAAAGAGGCGGCGGACCGGCTGTGGAAGAGCAACCTGAGGTATGAGAGGCAGCACATCGCGCTGGCACGGATGATCCGCGGAGGAGTAATGCAGGCGGTGCATCTGGATGCGGCGTTCCGGCTGATCACGGAAGAGATTGCGCATGCGATGGAGGTGGAGCGTGTGAGCATCTGGCGGTATGACCAGAGCCGGAGCATGATCGTGTGCCAGGTGCTGTTTGAATCCGCGGCGCGGCGGCATTCGTCCGGCGCGGAGCTGCACTGCAAGGATTTTCCGGCGTATTTCCGCGCGATGGCGCAGAACGAAACGATCGCCGCAGATGATGCGCGGAAAGATGCACGCACGTGCGAGTTTACGGAGAGCTATCTGACGCCGCTGGGCATTACGTCCATGCTGGATGCGCCGCTGCATGTGGGGGGCGTGCTGGCGGGGGTATTATGTCACGAGCATGTGGGGCCGCAGAGGACGTGGCTGCCGGAGGAGAAGAGCTTTGCCACCTCGCTGGCGCATTTCATTTCCCTTGTGCTAGCGCAGTGGGAGCGCAGGCAGGTGGAGGAGATGCTGCGGCAGCAGGCTTCATTGCTGGACAAGGCGAACGACGCGATCCTGGTGCGTGGTCTTGACCACCGGATCACCTACTGGAACAAGAGCGCGGAGAAACTCTATGGCTGGACGGCGGAGGAGGCTTGCGGGCGCAAGGTCTCGGAGCTTCTGTATCTTGACCCTGCGCAGTTTGAGGAAAGAAACAGCAAGGTGTTGAGTCATGGTGAGTGGGCAGGAGAGGTGCAGCAGGTGTCCAAATCGGGTGTGGTAATCACGGTGGAAGGGCGCTGGACGCTGGTACGAGACATTGAGGGCAAGCCCAAGTGCATCCTGGCCATCAACACAAACATCACTGAGCAGAAGCGCCTTGAGGACCAGTTCCTGCGGGCGCAGCGGATGGAGAGCATCGGCACGCTGGCGGGCGGGATAGCCCATGACCTGAACAATGTGCTGACACCGATCCTGATGTCTGTGGATCTGCTGAATCTACGAATCAAGGATGCGTCGTTCAGGGAGACACTGGACACCATCGCCGCCAGTGCACGGCGCGGGGCGGACATGCTGAACCAGGTGCTCTCGTTTGCGCGGGGGATGGAGGGGCAGAAGACGCAGCTGCAAGTGAGCCGGTTGCTGCAGGATCTGGCGCGGATCGTTGGGGACACCTTCCCCAAAAACATCCATCTGCGGGTGAAGGACGAACTGCATGAGAGCGGAGTCGTGACCGGAGACCCCACCCAGCTCCATCAAGTGCTGCTGAATCTTTGCGTGAATGCTCGTGACGCGATGCCGGGCGGAGGCAAGCTGACGATCAGCGCGGAGCACATCCTGATCGATGCGCAGTATGCAGCCATGAACATCGAGGCACGTGAGGGGCCGCACATCATGATCAGTGTGGAGGACGACGGGCTGGGCATCGCGCCAGAGTTGATGCCAAAGATTTTTGACCCCTTCTTCACCACCAAGGAGATGGGCAAGGGCACCGGGCTGGGGCTTTCCACCTCCCTGGCCATCATGAAAAGCCATGGCGGGTTCTTCCGTGTGTATAGCGAGCCTGGTCAGGGGTCCTGCTTCCGGGTGTACCTGCCGACGCAACCTTCGGAGATGATGGCGAGGCCAGTGGTGGACGAGCCAGTGCTGCCGCGTGGAAACAATGAACTGGTGCTGCTGGTGGATGACGAGGCAGCTGTGAGGGAGATCACACGACAGACACTGGAAGCCTATGGCTATCGAGTGCTGCTGGCTGCCGACGGTGCGGAGGCGGTTTCTGTCTATGCCAAGCAGCAGAATGAGATTGCGCTGGTGCTGACGGACATGCGCATGCCGGTCATGGACGGCTCAACCACCATTCAAGTGTTGATGAAAATGAACCCTGACGTCTGCATCATCGCGGCCAGCGGCATCAATTCCAACAACGGCGTCGCCAGGTCTGCAGGAGCGGGAGTGAGGCAGTTTCTGCCCAAGCCGTACACGGCCGAAACGATTCTGCGTGCGCTTTATCATGCTCTGCATGGTGAATGA